One Manihot esculenta cultivar AM560-2 chromosome 18, M.esculenta_v8, whole genome shotgun sequence genomic window carries:
- the LOC110606437 gene encoding EPIDERMAL PATTERNING FACTOR-like protein 6: protein MTFKHKAAAPFYCFFFFFFFCGFFTSTATCIGIRCSFSGKPDCHFQDFEKRRVKENMEFPLFTTRRILSGPGSSPPRCTGKCGNCTPCKPVHVAVPPGTPVTAEYYPEAWRCKCGNKLYMP from the exons ATGACCTTCAAACACAAAGCTGCAGCTCCATTTtactgcttcttcttcttcttcttcttctgtggATTCTTCACTTCCACAGCTACATGTATAG GCATCAGGTGTTCATTTTCTGGTAAGCCTGATTGCCATTTTCAG GATTTTGAAAAGAGAAGAGTTAAGGAAAACATGGAGTTTCCCTTGTTTACAACAAGGAGAATTTTGAGTGGTCCTGGATCATCACCACCGCGATGCACTGGCAAGTGTGGCAACTGCACTCCGTGTAAGCCGGTGCATGTGGCGGTGCCGCCTGGAACTCCGGTTACTGCTGAGTATTACCCAGAAGCATGGAGGTGCAAATGTGGAAACAAGTTGTACATGCCATGA